Part of the Oscillospiraceae bacterium genome is shown below.
GGACTCCGGGGCGATACCGGCCCGGCGGGTCCGCAGGGACTCCGGGGCGACACCGGCCCGGCGGGTCCGCAGGGACTCCAGGGCCACACCGGTCCGGCGGGACCGCAGGGGCTCCAGGGCGACACCGGTCCGGCGGGACCGCAGGGGCTCCAGGGCGACACCGGCCCGGCGGGACCGCAGGGACTTAAAGGCGACACCGGTTCGGCGGGAACGCAGGGGCTTAAAGGCGACACCGGCCCGGCGGGGCCGCAGGGACCGCAGGGCCACATCGGCCCGGCGGGGCCGCAGGGACCACAGGGCAACACCGGCCCGGCGGGATCGCAGGGACCACAGGGCGCGCAGGGCCCGCAGGGACTCCGGGGCGCCCTGGGCCCGCAGGGAGCGCAAGGACCACAGGGCCACACTGGGCCACAAGGACCGCAGGGCGCCAATGGGACGGACGGCGTCGGCGTGAACATCAGGGGTTCCTATCAAACCGAGGCGGAACTTCTGGCGGCGCATCCGACCGGCCTTCCGGGAGACGCCTACTTGATAGGCGGAGCCTTGTACATTTGGAACAACACCGACCAGAGCTGGGAAAACGTTGGCAATATCAGAGGTCCACAGGGCTCCCAAGGGCCGCGGGGGCCGCAGGGCGACACCGGGCCCACCGGGCCGCAGGGGCCGCAAGGCGACACCGGACTCACGGGCCCCCGGGGACCCCAGGGCGGCACCGGGCCCGCGGGCCCGCGGGGCGACATCGGGACCGCAGGGCCGCAAGGACCGCGGGGCGACCCCGGACCCACCGGTCCGCAAGGGCTGCGGGGCGACACCGGACTCACAGGCCCCCGGGGACCCCAGGGCGACACCGGGTCCGCCGGCCCCCAGGGGCTGCGGGGCGACGCCGGACCCACAGGCCCTCGGGGACCGCAGGGCGATGCCGGACCCACAGGCTCTCAAGGGCCGCAGGGCAACCCCGGACCCGCCGGGCTGACGGCCATTCCGTTTGCTTCCCATACCGCGCCCCTCTCTGTCACGAACAGTGCGGGCAACGCGATCAGCGTCAGCGTCCTGTCTTTCGCCGGAACCTCTCCCGTGATCACGCTCGCGGCCAACGGAACTGCCGTACTCTCAAGAGACAATCAGGACGCCTTTTCTTTGCCCTTTGACGCCGTCATCGAAAACATCTATATGACCGTCAATATCCCTGCCCTTTTCACCTTTCCCGCCGGCATCGTTGTACGTCCGTTTCTGCAGCTTTACACCGCGGCGCCCGACAGCAACACTTTCGTCTCTCTACCGGCTACGAAACTCTCTCTGAAAACGGGGTACAGCGGCTCTGTACCGGCCAACACCCCACAGTCGGCCTCCGTGCAGCAGATCGGCCTGCGGCTGACCGCCGGCACCAGGCTGCTCATTGGCGGACATATGGAGATCACCGGCACAGGATCTCTCGCCCACAGCTATCTTTTTCATTTTACAGGCGGCATCGCCCTGAGACCGGTATAGGGCATTTTCAACAGAGAGTGCCCACAAAAACCCGAAAAACAGACGGGGGCGACACCCCGCCTGCCTCTCACAAAGCGCCGCTTTGCATTTTGATTTTATTCCTTTTCCTTGTTCTCCTGCCATTTCGCCAGCGCGGCCGCCAATGCGAAGTTGCCGCCGTCGGCGGGTTGCTGCCCGGCCAGGAATTTTTCCACCTCGCGTTTGCCGGCGCCCGTGTCGACGCGGCGTTTTTCGAAGTCAGCATACTTTTCACGGTACCCGCAGACACAGACAAAGATCCGCTTCTCCCCCTCCCCACGCAGTTCCAGTTTCTTGTGACAGTTGGGGCAGCGTGCGTTGGTTTGGATCGACAGACTCCGGCGGTAGCCGCACGCCCGGTCGGGGCAGACCAGCAGCTTTCCCTTCTTCCCATTTACGGCGAGCAGGAACTTCGAACACTCCGGGCACTTCTCTCGCGTCTGGTTGTCGTGGTGGTACACCGCGCTGCTCGCGATGACCTGGGAGACAAGGCGCGCGGTGTAGGACCGCATCTCCTCAAGAAAGGCGTCGCCGCGTGCCTGGCCCTGGCTGATCAGCATGAGCTGCTGCTCCCACCGGGCCGTCAGCTCGGCCGACTTTAGATCCGCCGGCACCAAGGATATGAGCTGGATGCCTTTGGACGTCGGCACCAGCTCCTTGCCGTGCCGCTCCATGT
Proteins encoded:
- a CDS encoding collagen-like protein, with the protein product MGPQGPRGPQGPQGNSGPPGPQGLQGDTGPAGPQGLQGDTGPAGPQGLRGDTGPAGPQGLRGDTGPAGPQGLQGHTGPAGPQGLQGDTGPAGPQGLQGDTGPAGPQGLKGDTGSAGTQGLKGDTGPAGPQGPQGHIGPAGPQGPQGNTGPAGSQGPQGAQGPQGLRGALGPQGAQGPQGHTGPQGPQGANGTDGVGVNIRGSYQTEAELLAAHPTGLPGDAYLIGGALYIWNNTDQSWENVGNIRGPQGSQGPRGPQGDTGPTGPQGPQGDTGLTGPRGPQGGTGPAGPRGDIGTAGPQGPRGDPGPTGPQGLRGDTGLTGPRGPQGDTGSAGPQGLRGDAGPTGPRGPQGDAGPTGSQGPQGNPGPAGLTAIPFASHTAPLSVTNSAGNAISVSVLSFAGTSPVITLAANGTAVLSRDNQDAFSLPFDAVIENIYMTVNIPALFTFPAGIVVRPFLQLYTAAPDSNTFVSLPATKLSLKTGYSGSVPANTPQSASVQQIGLRLTAGTRLLIGGHMEITGTGSLAHSYLFHFTGGIALRPV